The Solibacillus sp. FSL W7-1464 genome contains a region encoding:
- a CDS encoding ABC transporter ATP-binding protein has translation MNAIEVKNVSKQFKKFRLNNISFTVESGTIAGFIGQNGAGKSTTIKLILNLLKKVDGEILLFGKDHIEHEVELKGQIGVVFDELHIPESFTPKELDVLYGNVYPTWDRPYFDELLEQLDVPKYDKIKTMSKGTKMKLALSLALGHRPKLLLLDEPTSGLDPIVRDEVLGMLQNFMEQEDHAILFSSHITTDLEKIADTITFIHDGEILFSENKDDLLYGYGIWKGSLEESKVIPDHAIIGKRDYVFGIEYLVMREFVNPVIELHKPTIDDLMLFFVKGRK, from the coding sequence ATGAACGCAATTGAAGTTAAAAATGTTTCGAAGCAATTCAAAAAGTTCCGTTTAAATAATATTTCGTTCACCGTTGAGAGCGGGACAATTGCCGGCTTTATCGGACAAAACGGTGCCGGGAAATCAACGACGATCAAACTGATTTTAAATTTGCTGAAAAAAGTTGACGGCGAAATTCTTTTATTTGGGAAAGATCATATCGAACATGAAGTGGAGCTGAAGGGGCAAATCGGGGTTGTATTTGATGAACTGCATATACCGGAAAGCTTCACCCCAAAGGAGCTCGATGTGCTGTACGGAAATGTGTATCCTACTTGGGACCGTCCTTATTTTGATGAGTTGCTGGAGCAGCTGGATGTGCCGAAGTACGACAAAATCAAAACGATGTCCAAAGGAACGAAAATGAAGCTCGCTCTTTCACTTGCATTGGGGCACCGGCCGAAACTTTTGCTGCTTGATGAACCAACGAGCGGTCTTGACCCGATCGTGCGCGATGAAGTGCTCGGTATGCTTCAAAACTTCATGGAACAGGAAGATCATGCCATTCTCTTTTCTTCGCATATTACAACGGATTTAGAGAAAATCGCGGATACGATTACATTTATCCATGACGGCGAAATTCTGTTCAGTGAAAATAAAGACGATTTGCTTTACGGTTACGGAATTTGGAAAGGATCCCTTGAAGAATCGAAAGTTATACCGGATCATGCGATTATCGGTAAACGGGATTATGTATTTGGCATCGAATACTTGGTCATGCGGGAGTTTGTAAATCCAGTTATTGAACTGCATAAACCGACGATTGATGATCTGATGCTGTTCTTCGTAAAGGGGCGGAAATAA
- a CDS encoding aspartate-semialdehyde dehydrogenase, which translates to MTKKLNVAVVGATGAVGSKMMEKLIERKFPIASIKFLASARSAGKQIQFNGENYTIEEAKPESFEGIDLALFSAGGSVSEALAPEAAKRGAIVIDNTSHFRMDPEVPLVVPEVNRHALKTIPKGIIANPNCSTIQMVAALQPIREKFGLTKVVVSTYQAVSGSGVAAIEELREQSAQWDAGKNVEAKVLPVKSDKKHYPIARNVIPQIDKFTDNGFTYEEMKMINETKKIMGAPELKVAATCVRVPVVSGHSESVYIELEQEATVQQIFDALKDAPGIVLQDDIREQLYPMPIFAENEEPTYVGRIRQDLDNKKGFHLWIVSDNLLKGAALNSIQIAEAMLEDHLL; encoded by the coding sequence ATGACAAAGAAATTGAATGTTGCCGTAGTTGGGGCAACAGGAGCTGTAGGTTCAAAAATGATGGAGAAGCTGATTGAGCGCAAATTTCCAATTGCATCGATCAAGTTTTTAGCTTCTGCTCGTTCAGCAGGAAAACAAATCCAATTTAATGGTGAAAACTATACGATAGAAGAAGCGAAACCGGAAAGCTTTGAAGGTATCGATCTGGCGTTATTTTCAGCAGGCGGCTCTGTATCAGAAGCACTGGCACCTGAAGCAGCAAAGCGTGGAGCGATTGTTATTGATAACACAAGTCATTTCCGTATGGATCCAGAGGTACCGCTTGTTGTACCGGAAGTAAATCGCCATGCACTAAAAACAATTCCAAAAGGGATTATCGCAAATCCAAACTGTTCGACAATTCAAATGGTTGCAGCATTACAGCCAATCCGTGAAAAGTTCGGTCTAACAAAAGTTGTCGTATCAACATATCAAGCGGTATCCGGTTCTGGTGTGGCAGCAATTGAAGAACTGCGTGAGCAAAGTGCACAGTGGGATGCAGGGAAAAACGTTGAAGCGAAAGTGTTACCGGTAAAATCAGATAAAAAACATTATCCGATCGCACGTAATGTCATTCCGCAAATCGATAAATTTACGGACAATGGCTTTACATATGAAGAAATGAAAATGATCAACGAAACGAAGAAAATTATGGGTGCACCCGAGCTGAAAGTCGCTGCAACATGTGTACGTGTTCCAGTCGTTTCAGGCCACTCAGAATCGGTTTATATTGAACTGGAGCAAGAAGCAACAGTACAGCAGATTTTTGACGCTTTAAAGGATGCACCAGGTATCGTTCTGCAAGATGACATTCGCGAACAGCTTTACCCGATGCCGATTTTTGCGGAAAACGAAGAACCGACATATGTTGGACGTATTCGCCAAGATTTAGACAACAAAAAAGGATTCCACTTATGGATTGTGTCAGATAATTTATTAAAAGGGGCTGCACTCAACTCTATTCAAATTGCAGAAGCTATGCTAGAGGATCACTTACTATAA
- a CDS encoding dipicolinate synthase subunit B: MLEGKRIGLGITASHCTYEDVVPKITQFREAGATVVPIITPSVLHAATRFGTGEEWIAKIEALAGEKVVSSIAEAEPFGPSNPLDCMVIAPMTGNSISKFANAATDSAVLMAAKATLRNGSPVVLGISTNDALGLNGMNLMKLMNAKNIFFIPFGQDDPIKKPTSLIADFTKMLDTVAYTLAHKKQIQPIFIQYFK, encoded by the coding sequence ATGCTTGAGGGAAAACGCATTGGTTTAGGAATTACCGCATCACATTGTACGTACGAAGATGTCGTACCGAAAATAACCCAATTTCGTGAAGCCGGTGCAACCGTTGTACCGATTATAACGCCTTCTGTATTACATGCTGCTACACGATTTGGAACTGGTGAAGAATGGATTGCAAAAATCGAAGCCCTCGCAGGAGAAAAGGTTGTCAGCTCCATTGCGGAAGCGGAGCCGTTTGGACCGAGTAATCCGCTGGACTGTATGGTCATCGCGCCGATGACAGGGAACTCCATCAGTAAATTTGCGAATGCGGCAACAGACAGTGCCGTACTGATGGCAGCAAAGGCGACACTTCGAAACGGGTCACCAGTCGTACTTGGGATTTCAACGAATGATGCACTTGGATTAAACGGAATGAATTTAATGAAATTAATGAATGCGAAAAACATTTTCTTCATTCCGTTCGGTCAGGATGATCCAATTAAAAAACCGACGTCGCTCATAGCGGATTTCACAAAAATGCTCGATACTGTAGCATATACGCTCGCTCATAAAAAACAGATTCAGCCGATATTTATACAATATTTTAAATAA
- the pnp gene encoding polyribonucleotide nucleotidyltransferase, with product MNEKKVFSYEWAGRPLVVEVGQLAKQANGAAMIRYGETAVLATATMSKQPKALDFFPLTVNFEERLYAAGKIPGGFIKREGRPSEAAVLTSRLIDRPIRPMFPDGFRNEVQSILMVMSNDSNCPADVAAMFGSSLSLAISDIPFDGPIAGVHVGYIDGEFVVNPTVEQSAKSTVHLTVAGNKDAINMVEAGALEVTEDIMLEAIMFGHEEIKKLIAFQEQIIAEVGKEKLEVTLYELDADLTAAIKAECEADMNTAIQTVDKQLRQENITAVKTRVIESYEAKEADDETMKQVNAILDKMVKDEVRRLITEDKVRPDGRKQDEIRALSSEVDLLPRAHGSALFTRGQTQALSICTLGALGDVQIIDGLGIEESKRWMHHYNFPQFSVGETGRYGSPGRREIGHGALGERAILAVMPTEEEFPYAIRCVSEVLESNGSTSQASICASTMALMAAGVPIKAPVAGIAMGLVKKGEHYTVLSDIQGMEDHLGDMDFKVAGTAKGVTALQMDIKIDGLSRDILEEALTQAKIGRMHILEHMMSTISESRTSLSQYAPKIVSIKINPDKIRDVIGPGGKVINKIIDETGVKIDTEQDGTIYIASADEAMINRAKEMIESIVREAKVGEYYMATVRRIEKFGAFCEIFPGKDGLLHISEIQEERTKEVEDVLKLGDELLVKCIEIDKQGRVNLSRKVVIKEEKERAEQGK from the coding sequence ATGAACGAAAAAAAGGTCTTTTCGTATGAATGGGCAGGCCGTCCACTAGTAGTAGAAGTAGGACAGCTGGCAAAACAAGCAAACGGCGCTGCAATGATCCGCTACGGCGAAACAGCAGTTCTAGCTACGGCAACAATGTCAAAACAACCGAAAGCATTAGATTTCTTCCCGTTAACAGTTAACTTTGAAGAACGTCTTTATGCAGCAGGTAAAATCCCTGGTGGTTTCATTAAACGTGAAGGACGTCCATCAGAAGCGGCAGTATTAACTTCTCGTCTAATCGACCGTCCAATCCGTCCAATGTTCCCGGATGGTTTCCGTAATGAAGTACAATCAATTTTAATGGTTATGTCAAATGATTCAAACTGCCCTGCTGATGTAGCGGCAATGTTTGGTTCTTCATTATCATTGGCAATTTCCGATATTCCATTCGACGGACCGATTGCAGGTGTACATGTAGGATATATCGACGGAGAATTCGTTGTGAACCCGACTGTTGAACAATCGGCAAAATCGACTGTTCACTTAACAGTAGCCGGTAACAAAGACGCGATTAACATGGTAGAAGCAGGTGCTTTGGAAGTAACTGAAGATATTATGCTTGAAGCGATTATGTTCGGTCATGAAGAAATTAAAAAGTTAATTGCTTTCCAAGAGCAAATTATTGCTGAAGTCGGTAAAGAAAAACTAGAAGTAACATTATATGAATTGGATGCAGACTTAACAGCAGCGATCAAAGCTGAATGTGAAGCTGATATGAATACAGCGATCCAGACAGTGGACAAGCAATTACGCCAAGAAAATATTACAGCAGTAAAAACACGTGTTATCGAATCATATGAAGCTAAGGAAGCTGACGATGAGACGATGAAACAAGTGAATGCTATTTTAGATAAAATGGTTAAAGACGAAGTGCGTCGTCTAATTACAGAAGATAAAGTGCGTCCGGATGGTCGTAAACAAGATGAAATCCGTGCATTATCTTCTGAAGTGGATTTATTGCCACGTGCACACGGTTCAGCATTATTCACACGTGGACAAACGCAAGCATTATCAATTTGTACTTTAGGTGCTTTAGGTGACGTTCAAATTATTGACGGCTTAGGTATTGAAGAGTCAAAACGCTGGATGCACCACTATAACTTCCCTCAATTCTCAGTTGGGGAAACAGGCCGTTACGGTAGCCCGGGCCGTCGTGAAATCGGTCACGGTGCATTAGGTGAGCGTGCGATTTTAGCGGTAATGCCAACAGAAGAGGAATTCCCGTATGCAATCCGTTGCGTATCGGAAGTATTGGAATCAAACGGTTCTACTTCACAAGCATCGATCTGTGCATCAACAATGGCACTTATGGCTGCAGGTGTGCCAATTAAAGCACCGGTTGCAGGTATTGCAATGGGTCTTGTTAAAAAAGGCGAACACTATACAGTATTATCGGATATCCAAGGTATGGAAGACCACCTTGGTGACATGGACTTTAAAGTGGCAGGTACAGCTAAAGGTGTAACAGCACTTCAAATGGACATTAAAATCGATGGTCTGTCTCGTGATATTTTAGAAGAAGCGTTAACTCAGGCGAAAATCGGCCGTATGCACATTTTAGAGCATATGATGTCAACGATTTCAGAGTCTCGCACTTCATTATCACAATACGCACCAAAAATCGTTTCAATCAAAATTAATCCTGACAAAATCCGCGACGTAATCGGACCGGGTGGTAAAGTAATCAATAAAATTATTGATGAAACAGGCGTTAAAATTGATACAGAACAAGATGGTACAATTTACATCGCTTCAGCTGATGAAGCAATGATTAACCGTGCTAAAGAAATGATCGAATCAATCGTACGCGAAGCTAAAGTAGGCGAGTACTACATGGCAACAGTAAGACGCATTGAAAAATTCGGTGCTTTCTGTGAAATCTTCCCAGGCAAAGACGGCTTACTGCACATTTCTGAAATTCAGGAAGAACGTACGAAAGAAGTGGAAGACGTATTAAAACTTGGTGATGAATTACTTGTGAAATGTATCGAGATCGACAAGCAAGGTCGCGTAAACTTATCACGTAAAGTAGTAATCAAAGAAGAAAAAGAGCGCGCGGAACAAGGAAAATAA
- a CDS encoding GntR family transcriptional regulator, whose protein sequence is MIIKLSNNSEKPIYEQITDQLKQAILTGKLLTGDALPSIRALAKELKISVMTTKRAYADLERDGFIVTIAGKGSYVSERNQDFLREELIRQIEVHFTKAVFIAKTANMPKAELHDLLDLLLEE, encoded by the coding sequence TTGATTATCAAATTGAGCAATAACAGTGAAAAGCCTATTTATGAACAAATTACCGACCAGTTAAAACAGGCCATTTTGACAGGCAAGCTGCTGACAGGTGATGCCCTGCCTTCTATAAGGGCGTTGGCGAAAGAATTGAAAATCAGTGTCATGACAACAAAGCGGGCGTATGCCGATTTGGAACGGGATGGCTTTATCGTCACAATCGCCGGTAAAGGCAGCTATGTATCGGAGCGCAATCAGGATTTCCTGCGTGAAGAGCTGATCCGCCAAATTGAAGTACATTTCACGAAAGCGGTATTCATCGCCAAAACGGCAAATATGCCGAAAGCGGAACTGCATGACTTACTCGATTTACTATTGGAGGAATGA
- a CDS encoding NAD(P)-dependent oxidoreductase gives MMTERWLVIGTDERMKFLAKQLSTNDRTVYYKNTTVWDEALNKVALELHPTEIVLPIHPLSIQVEELLGIRQARFFAGKLTDQWKQILENKRLHYYLEDETFIWKNAALTAEGFLAHLYKEKVNVQYKTIMITGFGRVAKMLALFLTRLNAKVIIAVRSETQKAEALAYGYQGIELNEKNSMEADFLINTIPTKWLTKDFEGWMIRPIYDVASSPGCLNDIKLSQYELLPALPGKYFPQAAANLLYETILELRKEEANA, from the coding sequence ATGATGACTGAACGCTGGCTTGTGATCGGTACAGATGAGCGGATGAAGTTTTTGGCGAAGCAATTATCGACAAATGATCGCACGGTGTACTACAAAAACACGACTGTTTGGGATGAAGCGCTGAACAAAGTGGCGCTGGAGCTGCACCCTACAGAAATTGTGTTGCCGATCCACCCTTTATCGATCCAAGTGGAGGAGCTTCTAGGTATTCGTCAGGCACGATTCTTTGCGGGGAAATTGACTGATCAGTGGAAACAGATTCTTGAAAACAAGCGCCTGCATTATTATCTGGAAGATGAAACATTCATCTGGAAAAATGCCGCGCTTACTGCAGAAGGCTTTTTAGCACATTTGTATAAAGAAAAAGTAAATGTGCAGTATAAAACAATTATGATTACAGGGTTTGGACGTGTAGCAAAAATGCTTGCCCTGTTTTTAACACGTCTCAATGCAAAGGTCATCATCGCCGTACGTTCGGAAACGCAAAAAGCCGAGGCCCTTGCATATGGTTATCAAGGTATTGAATTGAACGAGAAGAATAGTATGGAAGCGGATTTTCTGATCAATACAATTCCGACAAAATGGCTGACGAAGGATTTTGAAGGCTGGATGATCCGTCCGATTTATGATGTCGCATCAAGCCCGGGATGTTTGAACGACATCAAATTATCTCAGTATGAGCTGCTACCTGCATTACCTGGGAAATACTTTCCGCAAGCTGCAGCAAACCTATTATACGAAACGATACTAGAATTACGAAAGGAGGAAGCAAATGCTTGA
- a CDS encoding YlmC/YmxH family sporulation protein, whose translation MLLSELAEKELIEMENGVRYGFLAETECIFDAKTGKIAGFEMPAQMVKMPFQKKKTGMVKYIPWSEIILIGEDRVLFQKTTSTLKHANDD comes from the coding sequence ATGCTTTTATCAGAGCTCGCTGAAAAAGAACTGATCGAAATGGAAAACGGTGTTCGATATGGATTTTTAGCTGAGACGGAATGTATTTTTGATGCCAAAACAGGGAAGATTGCCGGATTTGAAATGCCGGCGCAAATGGTGAAAATGCCGTTCCAAAAGAAAAAGACCGGGATGGTAAAATATATTCCTTGGAGTGAAATTATTTTAATCGGGGAAGACCGGGTATTATTTCAAAAAACAACATCGACATTGAAGCATGCCAATGATGACTGA
- the dapA gene encoding 4-hydroxy-tetrahydrodipicolinate synthase, with the protein MDFGRIGTAMITPFKKDGTINYPELERIINHLIENGTDSIIACGTTSENPTMSTEEKIEVVRFTVEKVAGRIPVIAGTGDNETAYSIMMTHKAEENGANGIMLVTPYYNKPNQRGMYAHFSTIAKETKLPVMLYNVPGRTGANILAETTIAISKDVPNITCIKEASGNLDQMGDIIENVDPDFHVYSGDDGLTLPLLAIGGRGIISVASHVVGKDMQQMVRAFEEGRHQEAAQIHRALLPLVRALFAQPNPSPIKYAMTKLGFDTLDVRMPMMEMLPEEKAAFDEIWDTYQEKAKSFRTLQVN; encoded by the coding sequence ATGGATTTCGGACGTATTGGTACAGCGATGATTACGCCGTTTAAAAAAGACGGTACGATTAATTATCCTGAGTTAGAACGTATCATTAATCATTTAATTGAAAATGGTACGGATTCAATTATTGCTTGTGGAACAACTTCGGAAAACCCGACAATGTCAACTGAGGAAAAAATCGAGGTCGTGCGTTTTACAGTAGAAAAAGTGGCAGGACGCATACCTGTTATTGCCGGTACAGGGGATAACGAAACAGCTTACTCGATTATGATGACTCATAAAGCCGAAGAAAATGGGGCAAACGGGATCATGCTCGTAACGCCATATTACAATAAGCCAAATCAGCGCGGCATGTATGCCCACTTTAGTACGATTGCAAAAGAAACGAAACTTCCAGTCATGCTGTATAATGTCCCGGGCCGTACAGGTGCCAATATTTTAGCGGAAACAACGATTGCAATCAGCAAAGATGTACCGAATATTACATGCATTAAAGAAGCAAGCGGTAACCTGGATCAGATGGGTGACATTATCGAAAACGTCGATCCGGATTTCCATGTGTACTCAGGGGATGACGGGTTAACATTGCCACTGCTTGCAATCGGCGGACGCGGTATTATTTCTGTCGCTTCACATGTAGTAGGGAAAGATATGCAGCAAATGGTTCGTGCATTTGAAGAAGGCCGTCATCAGGAAGCGGCACAAATCCACCGCGCATTACTGCCGCTCGTTCGTGCGTTATTTGCACAGCCGAACCCGTCGCCAATTAAATACGCGATGACAAAATTAGGCTTCGATACGCTTGATGTACGGATGCCGATGATGGAAATGCTACCGGAAGAAAAGGCAGCATTTGATGAAATTTGGGATACGTATCAGGAAAAAGCAAAAAGTTTCCGCACATTACAAGTGAATTAA
- a CDS encoding ATPase, translating into MRKMFLHYYEQKLASWILFIPVAASFFGLPLLFEGAESAAYFILSISITALCATYLDMRESELVMTSLFPVSKKTYFIVDLSFLGRYTLYYNLYTLAATTVIQTLLERQLVLPSVKQLVLSFGVSFSIITIFLLIRRVKFGYFVNLSIVFIPVAFTQFLSLFETLATFQSIIVFFVLLFLLIIAACITYFREYRRDVL; encoded by the coding sequence ATGAGAAAAATGTTCCTTCATTATTACGAACAGAAATTGGCTTCCTGGATTTTGTTTATACCTGTTGCCGCTTCTTTTTTCGGCCTTCCCTTGCTGTTTGAAGGTGCAGAATCGGCTGCGTACTTTATACTGTCCATCAGTATTACAGCGCTCTGTGCGACTTATTTGGATATGCGGGAAAGCGAGCTCGTCATGACAAGCTTATTTCCGGTTTCCAAAAAGACTTATTTCATTGTGGATCTCTCTTTTTTAGGACGATACACACTATACTATAACCTTTATACACTCGCGGCAACGACCGTTATTCAAACATTGCTGGAGCGGCAGCTTGTTTTACCTTCCGTCAAACAGCTGGTGTTAAGCTTTGGTGTCAGTTTTTCTATTATTACTATTTTTCTGCTCATACGTCGTGTGAAATTCGGCTACTTTGTAAACCTGTCCATCGTTTTTATTCCAGTAGCATTTACACAATTTTTATCACTCTTTGAAACGCTGGCTACTTTTCAGAGCATTATAGTATTCTTTGTTTTATTATTTCTTCTCATCATTGCCGCATGCATCACTTACTTTCGTGAATACAGGAGGGATGTCCTATGA
- a CDS encoding M16 family metallopeptidase, with protein MVQVITAKNGVRIVTEQMPHVRSLSVGIWVNAGSRYETKEENGITHFIEHMLFKGTKNRTARQIAEEFDRIGGEINAFTSKEHTCYYAKVLDHRGELAIDILSDMFFNSLFAKEEIERERQVVLEEIYMSEDDPADDVHEKLWSVMFPEDALGRPILGTPETLATFDEEMIRGYMAKHYGPQNVVISIAGNIEEHLLEKVEALFGNYEASEESIVSKPSYPVFTPGEVEKLRDTEQAHIAISFPAIAVKDPKMYSFIALNNIIGGNMSSRLFQEIREERGLAYSVFSYQSSYEDVGTFTIYASASKQNLDALKQQIDQTLFDLVAGGVTETELDNAKEQLKGGFVLGLEGTEDFMNRNGVNELIHQSHRSVDEVLAKIDAISMETIDELITQILLSEPAIAIIGPENE; from the coding sequence ATGGTACAAGTAATTACAGCAAAAAATGGCGTGCGCATCGTTACCGAGCAAATGCCGCATGTCCGGTCATTATCGGTCGGCATTTGGGTCAATGCAGGCTCACGCTATGAAACAAAAGAAGAAAATGGGATTACCCATTTCATCGAGCATATGCTATTCAAAGGAACAAAAAACCGTACAGCCCGTCAAATCGCGGAAGAGTTCGACCGCATCGGCGGAGAGATCAATGCCTTCACATCGAAGGAACATACATGCTATTACGCGAAAGTGCTGGATCATCGCGGGGAGCTCGCAATCGATATCTTGTCCGATATGTTCTTTAACTCCTTATTTGCAAAAGAAGAAATTGAACGCGAACGCCAAGTTGTCCTTGAAGAAATTTATATGAGCGAAGACGATCCGGCAGATGACGTCCACGAAAAATTATGGAGTGTCATGTTCCCGGAAGATGCGCTGGGCCGTCCGATTTTAGGAACACCGGAAACGCTGGCAACATTCGATGAAGAAATGATCCGAGGGTATATGGCGAAACATTACGGCCCTCAAAATGTAGTCATTTCGATTGCAGGGAATATTGAAGAGCATTTACTGGAAAAAGTGGAAGCATTATTCGGAAACTATGAAGCAAGTGAAGAATCAATAGTTTCAAAACCGTCTTATCCGGTATTTACACCAGGCGAAGTTGAAAAATTACGTGATACCGAACAGGCGCATATCGCCATTTCATTTCCGGCCATTGCGGTAAAAGATCCGAAAATGTACAGCTTTATTGCGTTGAATAATATTATCGGCGGCAATATGAGTTCACGACTGTTCCAGGAAATACGTGAAGAGCGCGGCTTGGCGTATTCTGTATTCAGCTACCAGTCGAGCTATGAAGATGTCGGGACGTTTACGATTTATGCGTCGGCATCAAAACAAAACCTGGATGCATTGAAGCAGCAGATTGACCAGACGTTATTTGACCTTGTGGCAGGAGGGGTAACGGAAACCGAGCTTGACAATGCGAAGGAGCAGCTAAAGGGCGGCTTCGTTTTAGGCCTTGAAGGAACGGAAGACTTTATGAACCGTAACGGAGTCAATGAACTGATCCATCAAAGTCATCGTTCAGTCGATGAAGTGCTGGCTAAAATCGATGCCATTTCGATGGAAACGATCGATGAGTTGATTACACAGATTCTATTATCCGAACCGGCCATTGCGATTATCGGACCGGAAAACGAATAA
- the rpsO gene encoding 30S ribosomal protein S15: MAITQQRKNEIIAEYRVHETDTGSPEVQVAVLTAEINALNAHLSTHKKDFHSQRGLLKMVGKRRHLLKYLRENDVARYRELITKLGLRR, encoded by the coding sequence ATGGCAATTACACAACAACGTAAAAACGAAATTATCGCTGAGTACCGCGTACACGAAACAGATACTGGTTCTCCAGAAGTACAAGTAGCTGTATTAACTGCGGAAATTAACGCTTTAAACGCTCACTTATCTACTCACAAAAAAGATTTCCACTCTCAACGCGGTCTTCTTAAAATGGTAGGTAAACGTCGTCATTTATTAAAATATTTACGTGAAAACGACGTAGCTCGTTACCGTGAATTAATTACTAAACTTGGATTACGTCGCTAA